The DNA window ttaaaacagtttTTTAAACTGATCTAACcgattaaattaatcaaattgatCGTCAAACTGAAATCAAcggtttataatttaaataaactgaCCCCAACAATTTGGTTGTGCATTTTGAATTATAAACCCGATCGAACAACTAACAAGTCTACTTTTTGATTGATCGCTCATAGCCTCATATGCCCTTTCTCATTAGGGGATCATGAGATAAGGGTCTATAGTGACGGATCTATGTAAGGTCTCGGGTGGGCTAAAACCTATTCcggattttttttatgtttaaaatatgatattatctccatattttaaaaaataattcaataaaattcattattttatttatttaattattaaaaaatataataaaacttacttttattaactcgttttatttatttttgattatttatttaaatcaccCTAACTTTTTTTTACCCTACCATTGAATCCTAGATCCGTTTGAACATGTCTTCTATTGTCTAAGCCCTGAGCCTGGTTTGGTTTAAGATTTAAGCATATATCTCATTGAGGCCCCATTTGGCTTGGtgtttacttatttttaatctgcaaaacaaaaacacaagacatattaataaaatagataaagtCCATTTAAAAAcccatttaatttgtttgtttatttatactatttattaacaaaataagtctaaaataataattattttctaaaaataataatagagaaaaataaagattaaagaaaaaataaaaattaatctttaaGGTCTTTCTTTAATAAGGGGATGAaagattttttagaatattcttaGATAGTGTAATAATAATGGTACTACAATTTATTTCTCAGTCAAAAGATAATAAAGATATTAATCAAAcgattttattgtattttttttttcaatagaaAACTATAATAATCACAAAATTTGAGGCTTAGATTGATTTGgttctctttatttatatataatataacaaataataattgatttggataaaagaaagaaaataataaaataaagaatttgattgaaagaaaataaaaatattatatagtttgGAGTTTGGCCCATTAAGCCTGGTCTGCGTGGGGTTTCGTTTTCCACCTTACGAACACGTGTATCGTGACGTGGTTATCGTCTTGGCGGCCCCTCTCTCGTCTTCACCGATACTTCTCTCAACTGTAAACCCTTCttcctcatcatcatcatcttcttcatctttcttctttctGTTATCTATTTCAAAAAGCTTTCATTGGTTTCGTAACTTCTGTTATCTATACAGCTGAATTGCttccttcttttctttcttttacaaCATTGAAGACCTACTGTAGCATTTCATACAACTGTCTCAAATCCTAGACGTCTCTGCTTCGATAAGGTAGTTTGGATATCTTAATTTGTTTATCATTACAATTCATTGTGGATCTCTCAAATTTAACCGTCttctttgtttatatatatatttgagtaaTGACTTGATCTAGGATTCTAGCTATGGTATTCATATCTACATACTTGTTGATAGATGAAGAGAGAACTTGAGTTAGCGGTTAATTTCGTTTCtggaaaaaataattgatttgaatTTATGAGCCGccatgataataataataatttaatttaattgtggATCTTCTGTTATATTTTGTTAGGGTTTTGATATGAAATGGAGTTTTATAATGAAAGTTTGTTTAGTTTTCCTGTTTTGAATGATAAGATTAGGGTTTTCTAAGGGTTTGTATCAGGTTTTTGAATGGATGAGTAACATAATTCAATTGACATTAACACTTGTTAGTTGTTTATGATGCAGATATTTCCTTTTTCTATTAGAACTGAAAGTTACAATGAGAAATAGTGAAGATCTGAAGTCTGAGAAGGGCCTTTCACCTCCAGTGGTAAGAAGGAACAATGGTGTTTGATTTTATACTTGATATCTTGGAATTGTTGTATGCATAAGGAGGTTTGGCTATAAACCTGAGCATTTgtcaataatcatttttatgtTTGGCAGGATGATCAAGCTAATGTTCATGTGTATCATGATTGGGCTGCTGTGCAGGTTTTGtttcttcttgaatttcttcTGCATGCAGTTCAATTGATTTCTAATTTAGTTCACAAAAAGATGTTCAAGTGTGAATCTCCTCTGCATGCAGTTCAATTGGGCTGCTATGCAGGTTTTGGAAAcactttatttttgttttctcgATATAGAAACATAGAAAACTAAACTTAGTTCACGACAGATTCAGAAATTTTATTATGATACTGTATCTGGATCAAAGACGAAAACacatttaaaaagtatttccaAATGAAGTCAATTGGTTCTGAATTTGTTGACACAAGCTTTACAGATTGATGTTTGTAATGACTAATGATCAAGATGATTGACATTGTATAACAGGCATATTATGATCCGAGGTTTGTCGTTCCCCAGTTTTTTGGTGCAAATGCCGCATCTGGTCATGCACCTCACCCTTACATGTGGGGACCTCCGCCGCAGGTAACCGATTTCTTTAAGGAAACAAAACTTGTTtaatgaaaaagtggattatttgacATAAACgacaaaaatatcatttgaaAATGTTGTGCAATTAAAGTAAAGGTATTTCAGTTGATTAAGCGATAAGATAACCCTAAAGATATCCTTGCTTATCTCGGTTGTTTTTATTCAGCAAATGATGTCTTCTTACGGGCCTCCTTATGCTGCAATCTACAGCCATGGAGGTGTTTACGCAAATCCTGGTGTTCCACTTGTAAGTTTCTTTTGTATCAtcttctttgtttgttttttgtATTATTGCTCTTGAGATTTGGGATAAAGCAAAAAACAGACTTGTTTGTGTTAATAGAACTGAATATTATGCAGGCTCCAATTGTGAATGCAGAAGCCCCTAGTAAATCATCAGGAAATACAGAACAAAGTTTGATGAAGAAACTGAAGGGATTTGATGGACTAGCTATGTCTATTGGTAACAACAACGCCGACAATGGTGGTGGTGTAGCTAACCAAACAGATTCTCAGAGGTTAGTTGGTTGCTTGCTTTTTTCTGGTTAAGATATAAATTGTCCATGTTTGTGctaaatttacttatttttttctatgCTCACAAACAGTACGGAGACAGATAACTCAAGTGATGGAAGTAATAGCAACACAGATAAGTCAAGTGACCGACATGCGCAAAAAAGATATCATCGTCAGGAAAAGCCTAGAATTGGTGAGAAATATTTTGTGTAGTGACCTAATGAAAATGACTGTGgaagcatcatcatcatcattgtgATATTTTCTGCatatgtaatatttatattgtaCCAGATGGAGATGGAAACATTAATGGAACACATACAATACTGTCCCCAGTTGGTAAGGAAAGTGATGCTCTTGGAGGAAACGAGGTTAGGAACCCTTCTGGCATGCTCGTGAAGGCTATTGTTCCACAGCCTTGTTCGGCAATGCCAAATGAAACCTGGCTTCAAGTAAAGTCCCgtcttttgttatttttcagTCTAAACAAAAACATGGCTTTTACTTTAAATCACCTTGATTGAAATGAGGACCGGTTTATTCTTgagttattttcaaaaaaactctTCATCTTATCACATATCCTTTCAAGTTTCAACAACTGTCAAATCACTtcattcattaacaaaaataccCTTAGTttactttttatcaaacaagattttgatAGCTTAGGGAAAATGACcctgagcttgtttgatcttgggattatttgaatttaatcttaGATTTAATACAAATCATCTACCAAATTATCAACACActctctatttattttatttattttaaatcattatatatttacacCCCCATCGTCACAAGTCCCTGatcagaaaagaaaaacaaaaatcttaTGCTCGAGCTTAGTTATAAATGTCTTACCTTTTATGGGTTTTGTTACGAATTTTAGAATGAAAGGGAGGTGAAAAGGCAAAGGAGGAAACAATCCAACCGGGAATCTGCTAGGAGATCTAGATTGAGGAAACAGGTATCGAAATTATGCAAAATCCTTCATTAAAAAACATCATCGCTTATAAATGACCAATCAATCCTCTTGACATCCATCCATCCTACCAGGCTGAGACGGAAGAACTTGCCAGAAGAGTGGAGGCCCTCACTGCGGAGAACCTCTCGCTTAAATCTGAAATGGATCGCTTGAATGAGATTTCAGAGCAGCTGAAGCTTGAAAATGCTGCACTTTCTGTATGATTGTATTTTGCATTATATGATATGATTATTTTCCTATCataatttggtttgaattaCAGAACCCCACTGATGAGATAATAGGAGATGGGATTTCAAACAAAACAGTAGCGGACAGTAAGCTTTTGGATGCAAATGCGAGCTCAGCCCGAAGTTTAGTGCTAACTTAACCAGAAGAATGAAGTGAGTTTTTTTATGACGATTTGATATGAGACAGGTTTAGCTTTTACAATAGGTGTAAAGAATCTGATTAGAAAACCTAGCAATTGTTCATAGGCTTGGTTTGTGTGTTATTTAATGGATCATTTATTGGTAATTTGGTATACACATCTTAGCTGGTTTTGGGCTAGTTTGATTTCGCTTTTAGCATTAATAAGTCGTGATTGTGTAATAAGTTGTTACAGTGGTTTTATCGAAAAAGCTACCGTATAAcgtttttttatctaaattataatGTTCGGAACAATTTtttatgatttgagaattaGCTGAATCAAATTAGGagtttcatttatttgattaggCTTTGAGATTCTTTACTGTGGTCAATTTGTGAAAATTTAATCAGATGAAAGATAATGacttattaaatttgttaacaCTTAATtaaagttgatatatataattaaggtatattttaaagtattattttatcTGAATtaatattccaaaaaaaaaaattgttaatttttttttctaacctagtTTCAAAACAGaacaatgtttttttaattaattatttttgtctgaaattcaaatttaaatattagttttttattttccttgAAAACATCATTtgcaaataatttttgtcaaaATCTTCAAGATAAATCTCTTGTTTATTTGTGATTGACCCAATTTATTTGTCATCAATTTGATGTAATTAATTCACATcc is part of the Impatiens glandulifera chromosome 1, dImpGla2.1, whole genome shotgun sequence genome and encodes:
- the LOC124921696 gene encoding common plant regulatory factor 1-like; this encodes MRNSEDLKSEKGLSPPVDDQANVHVYHDWAAVQAYYDPRFVVPQFFGANAASGHAPHPYMWGPPPQQMMSSYGPPYAAIYSHGGVYANPGVPLAPIVNAEAPSKSSGNTEQSLMKKLKGFDGLAMSIGNNNADNGGGVANQTDSQSTETDNSSDGSNSNTDKSSDRHAQKRYHRQEKPRIDGDGNINGTHTILSPVGKESDALGGNEVRNPSGMLVKAIVPQPCSAMPNETWLQNEREVKRQRRKQSNRESARRSRLRKQAETEELARRVEALTAENLSLKSEMDRLNEISEQLKLENAALSNPTDEIIGDGISNKTVADSKLLDANASSARSLVLT